The following proteins are co-located in the Salmo trutta unplaced genomic scaffold, fSalTru1.1, whole genome shotgun sequence genome:
- the LOC115191040 gene encoding LIM domain only protein 3 isoform X3, producing the protein MSIPLKEGIQMLSVQPDTKPKGCAGCNRKIKDRYLLKALDKYWHEDCLKCACCDCRLGEVGSTLYTKANLILCRRDYLR; encoded by the exons ATGAGCATCCCTCTGAAAGAAG GTATACAAATGCTCTCCGTCCAGCCGGACACCAAGCCAAAGGGCTGTGCCGGCTGCAACCGGAAGATTAAGGACCGCTACCTGCTCAAGGCCCTGGATAAATACTGGCACGAGGACTGTCTGAAGTGTGCCTGCTGTGACTGCAGGCTGGGAGAGGTGGGCTCCACGCTCTATACCAAAGCCAACCTCATCCTCTGTCGGAGAGATTACCTACGGTAA
- the LOC115191040 gene encoding LIM domain only protein 3 isoform X5, with amino-acid sequence MTKGIQMLSVQPDTKPKGCAGCNRKIKDRYLLKALDKYWHEDCLKCACCDCRLGEVGSTLYTKANLILCRRDYLR; translated from the exons ATGACAAAAG GTATACAAATGCTCTCCGTCCAGCCGGACACCAAGCCAAAGGGCTGTGCCGGCTGCAACCGGAAGATTAAGGACCGCTACCTGCTCAAGGCCCTGGATAAATACTGGCACGAGGACTGTCTGAAGTGTGCCTGCTGTGACTGCAGGCTGGGAGAGGTGGGCTCCACGCTCTATACCAAAGCCAACCTCATCCTCTGTCGGAGAGATTACCTACGGTAA
- the LOC115191040 gene encoding LIM domain only protein 3 isoform X4, with the protein MTHPDESIQMLSVQPDTKPKGCAGCNRKIKDRYLLKALDKYWHEDCLKCACCDCRLGEVGSTLYTKANLILCRRDYLR; encoded by the exons ATGACGCACCCTGATGAAA GTATACAAATGCTCTCCGTCCAGCCGGACACCAAGCCAAAGGGCTGTGCCGGCTGCAACCGGAAGATTAAGGACCGCTACCTGCTCAAGGCCCTGGATAAATACTGGCACGAGGACTGTCTGAAGTGTGCCTGCTGTGACTGCAGGCTGGGAGAGGTGGGCTCCACGCTCTATACCAAAGCCAACCTCATCCTCTGTCGGAGAGATTACCTACGGTAA
- the LOC115191040 gene encoding LIM domain only protein 3 isoform X1, which produces MVVRAPEEGQQMQKGEKSFGIQMLSVQPDTKPKGCAGCNRKIKDRYLLKALDKYWHEDCLKCACCDCRLGEVGSTLYTKANLILCRRDYLR; this is translated from the exons ATGGTGGTTCGGGCTCCCGAAGAGGGTCAACAAATGCAGAAAGGGGAGAAAAGTTTCG GTATACAAATGCTCTCCGTCCAGCCGGACACCAAGCCAAAGGGCTGTGCCGGCTGCAACCGGAAGATTAAGGACCGCTACCTGCTCAAGGCCCTGGATAAATACTGGCACGAGGACTGTCTGAAGTGTGCCTGCTGTGACTGCAGGCTGGGAGAGGTGGGCTCCACGCTCTATACCAAAGCCAACCTCATCCTCTGTCGGAGAGATTACCTACGGTAA
- the LOC115191040 gene encoding LIM domain only protein 3 isoform X2, with amino-acid sequence MTFGSMASCIQMLSVQPDTKPKGCAGCNRKIKDRYLLKALDKYWHEDCLKCACCDCRLGEVGSTLYTKANLILCRRDYLR; translated from the exons ATGACTTTTGGATCCATGGCTTCAT GTATACAAATGCTCTCCGTCCAGCCGGACACCAAGCCAAAGGGCTGTGCCGGCTGCAACCGGAAGATTAAGGACCGCTACCTGCTCAAGGCCCTGGATAAATACTGGCACGAGGACTGTCTGAAGTGTGCCTGCTGTGACTGCAGGCTGGGAGAGGTGGGCTCCACGCTCTATACCAAAGCCAACCTCATCCTCTGTCGGAGAGATTACCTACGGTAA